Within the Prevotella scopos JCM 17725 genome, the region CGTGTTGTGAAATCTCTTTTTGTAGCTGTAGATTCTGTTGCTGCAGCCCCTTAATTTCTTCTGTTGTCACGTAGGCTGGTCCCTTTGCACCTTTCTTACCCATACGAGTATTGCGTACGACGGCTTTACCACGAACAACTTGTTGACCCTTCACGAGAGTTTGTTGTCCCTTGACTTGCGCCTGTTGACCATTGAGAACTTGCTGCTGTTGCACCTTGCCTCGTTGTTGTTTGCCCTTAACTTGGGTTTGAGGCTGTATAGCCTCAACAACCTGCTTCTTACCTTTTGCGTTAGCTGCAGGCGTTGTCTGTTGCTTGTTATTAAGTGCATCAACAGCTTTATTACCCTTTCCACGGACAGTAGTCTTGGTTTCAACGAGTTGGGTAACATCTGTTTTATGCTGTCTTCTACGCTTTCGAGAATGCTGAGCCGAAATCGTCAGCACACATACGATAGACAAGATGAATAATAAAGAAATACGTTTCATTTAAAAATTCATTAGTTTACCGAGGATATCCTCTACGCTTACTTTAGTGTACTTTTCTGATGGTGTGGTGAGAACTTCCCAATCACTGGCATCGCTGAAACTCTCAAGATCAAAGTTGGCTTTAAGCGTCTTTGATGGTTTTTGTCCAATCTTTGGGGTATTAATGGTCAATGCCTGACTTGCAGGGAACAGCTTTGAACCGAACGCCTTGAAGTTATCGTAAGTCCATGAGAGTTTTGAAGCTCCATGCGCATTACTATTATAGGTAACAGTTGTCAGGACAATCTGATTATTCTTAGGATTAACAGACCACTTATAATCCATCTTTCCATCCTTAAGACCTACCAATGTCGTTTCCCCTTCCTGCGCCTTACTTTCGTCAACAGTAAACTGTGAGAGGTCAGCTTCGCTCACCTTTTGCTGGCGTGGAATGAACACTTGGTTCCAGAATAGCGATTGTAAAGAATAGAAGTTAATACCATTATCACGCAAGAAACCCACCTC harbors:
- a CDS encoding DUF4292 domain-containing protein, with the translated sequence MKKTKILLVGMTTLLVASCGTKKAVVQQKPVQENKTTQPATPVVKDNKMESMVFMQRIADNALYQKNLVSNLTFTLNDGHKDITVPGILRMRKDEVIRLQLLIPILRSEVGRIEFAKDYVLFIDRIHKQYVKASYDEVGFLRDNGINFYSLQSLFWNQVFIPRQQKVSEADLSQFTVDESKAQEGETTLVGLKDGKMDYKWSVNPKNNQIVLTTVTYNSNAHGASKLSWTYDNFKAFGSKLFPASQALTINTPKIGQKPSKTLKANFDLESFSDASDWEVLTTPSEKYTKVSVEDILGKLMNF